A window of Theropithecus gelada isolate Dixy chromosome 14, Tgel_1.0, whole genome shotgun sequence contains these coding sequences:
- the LOC112607342 gene encoding olfactory receptor 6X1, whose protein sequence is MRNGTVITEFILLGFPVIQGLQTPLFIAILFIYILTLTGNGLIIAIVRAVPRLQIPMYFFLCNLSFLEIWYTTTVIPKLLETFVVARTVICISCCLLQAFFHFFLGTTEFLILTIMSFDRYLAICKPLRYPTIMTSKLCLQLALSSWVMGFTTVFCQMMLLIQLPFCGNNVINHFYCDVGPILKAACIDTSILELLGVLATVLVIPGSLLFNMISYIYILFTILRIPSATGRQKAFSTCASHLTVVSLLYGAVLFMYLRPTAHSSFKINKVVSVLNTILTPLLNPFIYTIRNKEVKGALRKAMTCPKTGHAK, encoded by the coding sequence ATGAGAAATGGGACGGTAATCACAGAATTCATCCTCCTAGGCTTTCCTGTTATCCAAGGCCTACAAACACCTCTCTTTATAGCAATACTTTTCATCTACATATTAACCCTTACAGGCAATGGGCTTATTATTGCCATTGTGCGGGCTGTGCCCAGGCTACAAATTCCAATGTACTTCTTCCTTTGTAATTTGTCTTTCCTAGAGATCTGGTACACCACCACAGTCATCCCCAAACTGCTAGAAACCTTTGTAGTGGCAAGAACGGTAATCTGCATTTCCTGCTGCCTGCTGCAGGCCttcttccacttcttcctgggCACCACCGAGTTCTTGATCCTCACTATCATGTCTTTTGACCGCTACCTGGCCATCTGCAAGCCCCTTCGCTACCCCACCATCATGACCAGCAAACTCTGCCTGCAGCTGGCCCTGAGCTCCTGGGTGATGGGCTTCACCACTGTCTTTTGTCAGATGATGCTGCTCATCCAGTTGCCGTTCTGTGGCAATAATGTTATCAATCATTTCTACTGTGATGTTGGACCCATTTTGAAAGCCGCCTGCATAGACACCAGCATTTTGGAACTCCTGGGTGTCCTGGCAACTGTCCTTGTGATCCCAGGGTCACTCCTCTTTAATATGATTTCTTATATCTACATTCTGTTCACAATCCTACGGATTCCTTCAGCCACGGGCCGCCAGAAGGCCTTCTCTACCTGTGCCTCGCACCTGACTGTTGTCTCCCTGCTCTATGGGGCTGTTCTGTTCATGTACCTAAGACCCACAGCACACTCCTCCTTTAAGATTAATAAGGTGGTGTCTGTGTTAAATACTATCCTCACCCCGCTTCTGAATCCCTTTATTTATACCATTAGAAACAAGGAGGTGAAGGGAGCCTTAAGAAAGGCAATGACTTGCCCAAAGACTGGTCATGCAAAGTAA